The proteins below are encoded in one region of Halichoerus grypus chromosome X, mHalGry1.hap1.1, whole genome shotgun sequence:
- the IL2RG gene encoding cytokine receptor common subunit gamma isoform X1, whose protein sequence is MLKPPLPLRSLLFLHLPLLGVGLNLTGPMPNGNEDVAAGGKRGTEGDFFLTATPPGTLTVSTLPLPEVQCFVFNVEYMNCTWNSSSEPQPTNLTLHYWYKKSNDDKVQECGHYLFSGETTAGCWLQKEEIHLYETFVVQLQDPREPRRQSIQMLKLQNLVIPWAPENLTLRNLSESQLELSWSNRHLDHCLEHLVQYRSDWDRSWTEQSVDHRNSFSLPSVDGQKLYTFRVRSRYNPLCGSAQRWSEWSRPIRWGSNTSKEDPLSFVLKAVLIPLGSMGLIFILICVYCGLERWLPRIPTLKNLEDLVTEYHGNFSAWSGVSKGLAESLQPDYSEWLCYVSEVPPKGGAPGEGPGGSPCSQHGPYWAPPCYTLKPETGALIP, encoded by the exons ATGTTGAAGCCACCATTGCCACTCAGATCCCTCTTATTCCTGCACCTGCctctgctgggggtggggctgaactTGACGGGCCCCATGCCCAATGGGAATGAAGACGTCGCAGCTGGTGGGAAACGTGGGACTGAAGGGG ATTTCTTCCTGACCGCTACACCCCCTGGGACCCTCACCGTTtccaccctgcccctcccagagGTCCAGTGTTTTGTGTTCAATGTTGAGTACATGAATTGCACTTGGAACAGCAGCTCTGAGCCCCAGCCCACCAACCTGACTCTGCACTACTG GTACAAGAAGTCCAATGATGATAAAGTCCAGGAGTGTGGCCACTATCTATTCTCCGGAGAGACCACTGCGGGCTGTTGGCTGCAAAAGGAGGAGATCCATCTCTACGAAACATTTGTTGTCCAGCTCCAGGACCCACGGGAGCCCAGGAGGCAGTCCATACAGATGCTAAAACTGCAGAATCTGG TGATTCCCTGGGCTCCGGAGAACCTGACCCTTCGCAACCTGAGCGAATCGCAGCTAGAACTGAGCTGGAGCAACAGACACTTGGACCACTGTTTGGAGCACCTTGTGCAGTACCGGAGTGACTGGGACCGCAGCTGGACT GAACAATCAGTGGACCACCGAAATAGCTTCTCTCTGCCTAGCGTGGATGGGCAGAAACTCTACACATTCCGTGTCCGGAGCCGCTATAATCCACTCTGTGGAAGCGCTCAGCGCTGGAGTGAATGGAGCCGCCCTATCCGCTGGGGCAGCAATACTTCCAAGG aggaTCCTTTGTCGTTTGTTTTGAAAGCTGTGCTTATCCCCCTTGGCTCCATGGGATTGATTTTTATCCTTATCTGTGTGTACTGCGGCCTGGAACG GTGGTTGCCCCGCATTCCTACCCTCAAGAACCTCGAGGATCTGGTCACCGAATACCACGGGAACTTTTCG GCCTGGAGCGGAGTGTCCAAGGGCCTGGCCGAGAGTTTGCAGCCAGACTACAGTGAATGGCTCTGCTACGTCAGTGAGGTTCCCCCCAAAGGAggggctccaggggaggggcctgggggctcccCCTGCAGCCAGCATGGCCCCTACTGGGCTCCCCCATGCTATACCCTGAAACCTGAAACTGGAGCCCTGATACCCTGA
- the IL2RG gene encoding cytokine receptor common subunit gamma isoform X2 has translation MLKPPLPLRSLLFLHLPLLGVGLNLTGPMPNGNEDVAADFFLTATPPGTLTVSTLPLPEVQCFVFNVEYMNCTWNSSSEPQPTNLTLHYWYKKSNDDKVQECGHYLFSGETTAGCWLQKEEIHLYETFVVQLQDPREPRRQSIQMLKLQNLVIPWAPENLTLRNLSESQLELSWSNRHLDHCLEHLVQYRSDWDRSWTEQSVDHRNSFSLPSVDGQKLYTFRVRSRYNPLCGSAQRWSEWSRPIRWGSNTSKEDPLSFVLKAVLIPLGSMGLIFILICVYCGLERWLPRIPTLKNLEDLVTEYHGNFSAWSGVSKGLAESLQPDYSEWLCYVSEVPPKGGAPGEGPGGSPCSQHGPYWAPPCYTLKPETGALIP, from the exons ATGTTGAAGCCACCATTGCCACTCAGATCCCTCTTATTCCTGCACCTGCctctgctgggggtggggctgaactTGACGGGCCCCATGCCCAATGGGAATGAAGACGTCGCAGCTG ATTTCTTCCTGACCGCTACACCCCCTGGGACCCTCACCGTTtccaccctgcccctcccagagGTCCAGTGTTTTGTGTTCAATGTTGAGTACATGAATTGCACTTGGAACAGCAGCTCTGAGCCCCAGCCCACCAACCTGACTCTGCACTACTG GTACAAGAAGTCCAATGATGATAAAGTCCAGGAGTGTGGCCACTATCTATTCTCCGGAGAGACCACTGCGGGCTGTTGGCTGCAAAAGGAGGAGATCCATCTCTACGAAACATTTGTTGTCCAGCTCCAGGACCCACGGGAGCCCAGGAGGCAGTCCATACAGATGCTAAAACTGCAGAATCTGG TGATTCCCTGGGCTCCGGAGAACCTGACCCTTCGCAACCTGAGCGAATCGCAGCTAGAACTGAGCTGGAGCAACAGACACTTGGACCACTGTTTGGAGCACCTTGTGCAGTACCGGAGTGACTGGGACCGCAGCTGGACT GAACAATCAGTGGACCACCGAAATAGCTTCTCTCTGCCTAGCGTGGATGGGCAGAAACTCTACACATTCCGTGTCCGGAGCCGCTATAATCCACTCTGTGGAAGCGCTCAGCGCTGGAGTGAATGGAGCCGCCCTATCCGCTGGGGCAGCAATACTTCCAAGG aggaTCCTTTGTCGTTTGTTTTGAAAGCTGTGCTTATCCCCCTTGGCTCCATGGGATTGATTTTTATCCTTATCTGTGTGTACTGCGGCCTGGAACG GTGGTTGCCCCGCATTCCTACCCTCAAGAACCTCGAGGATCTGGTCACCGAATACCACGGGAACTTTTCG GCCTGGAGCGGAGTGTCCAAGGGCCTGGCCGAGAGTTTGCAGCCAGACTACAGTGAATGGCTCTGCTACGTCAGTGAGGTTCCCCCCAAAGGAggggctccaggggaggggcctgggggctcccCCTGCAGCCAGCATGGCCCCTACTGGGCTCCCCCATGCTATACCCTGAAACCTGAAACTGGAGCCCTGATACCCTGA
- the CXHXorf65 gene encoding uncharacterized protein CXorf65 homolog, with translation MFIFIKHGDNQQFLVNTNCSVLLLLHYTRNKVGLPKTDTIDLCDETGTMKLLFLTRTPGDYASKFLTARNTYYICKVEYGAPGTRLENAYRAFVPLLKNPEPELIDTLRVQCDLLERSRMKSLRSQEAKKVSPIESSVNLPSKSRGRLDEEGSPRRGLIFRTRADFFSRRNKHR, from the exons ATGTTCATTTTCATCAAACATGGAG ATAATCAGCAGTTTCTGGTCAATACCAATTGCTCTGTCCTTCTGTTGCTGCATTATACCCGCAATAAAGTAGGGTTGCCTAAAACAG ACACCATCGATTTGTGTGATGAAACGGGGACAATGAAGTTGCTTTTCCTGACGAGGACCCCTGGAGACTATGCCAGCAAATTCCTTACTGCTCGAAACACCTACTATATTTGTAAGGTGGAGTATGGAGCACCAG GAACCCGACTGGAGAATGCCTACAGAGCTTTTGTGCCTCTCCTGAAGAATCCAGAACCTGAGCTAATTG ACACCTTGCGCGTACAATGTGACCTCCTGGAGAGGAGCCGAATGAAATCGCTTAGAAGCCAAGAAGCCAAGAAAGTCAGTCCAATTGAGTCCTCCGTGAACCTCCCA TCCAAATCAAGGGGAAGATTGGATGAAGAGGGGTCCCCTCGCAGGGGTCTGATCTTTAGGACCAGAGCGGACTTTTTCAGTAGAAGGAATAAACATCGCTAA
- the FOXO4 gene encoding forkhead box protein O4, protein MDPRNENSATEAAAIIDLDPDFEPQSRPRSCTWPLPRPELATEPSEPPEVEPGLGEKVHTEGHSEPTLLPSQLPEPAGGPQPGILGAVTGPRKGGSRRNAWGNQSYAELISQAIESAPEKRLTLAQIYEWMVRTVPYFKDKGDSNSSAGWKNSIRHNLSLHSKFIKVHNEATGKSSWWMLNPEGGKSGKAPRRRAASMDSSSKLLRGRSKAPKKKPAVLPAPPEGATPASPVGHFPKWPGSPCSRNREEADVWTTFRPRSSSNASTISTRHSPMRAESEVLAEEEMPASVSSYAGGVPPTLNEDLELLDGLNLTSSHSLLSRSSLSGFSLQHPGVPGPLHTYSTSLFSSAEGSLAAGEGCFASPQSLEALLTSDTPPPPADVLMTQVDPILSQAPTLLLLGGLPSSSKLATGVGLCPKPLEAPGPSSLVPTLSMIAPPPVMAGAPIPKPLGAPVLTPGTEAASQDRMPQDLDLDMYMENLECDVDNIISDLMDGGEGLDFNFEPDP, encoded by the exons ATGGATCCAAGGAATGAGAATTCAGCCACAGAGGCTGCCGCGATCATAGACCTCGATCCCGACTTCGAGCCCCAGAGCCGTCCGCGCTCCTGCACCTGGCCCCTTCCCCGACCAGAGCTCGCTACTGAGCCGTCTGAGCCGCCCGAGGTGGAGCCAGGTCTGGGAGAGAAGGTACACACGGAGGGGCACTCAGAGCCGACCCTGTtgccctcccagctcccagagcCGGCAGGGGGCCCCCAGCCCGGGATCCTGGGGGCTGTAACAGGTCCTCGGAAGGGAGGCTCCCGCCGGAATGCCTGGGGAAATCAGTCATATGCAGAACTCATCAGCCAGGCCATTGAAAGCGCCCCCGAGAAGCGACTGACACTCGCCCAGATCTATGAGTGGATGGTCCGCACTGTGCCCTACTTCAAGGACAAGGGTGACAGCAACAGCTCAGCAGGATGGAAG aACTCCATCCGCCACAACCTGTCCCTGCACAGCAAGTTCATCAAGGTTCACAACGAGGCTACCGGCAAGAGCTCTTGGTGGATGCTGAATCCTGAAGGAGGCAAGAGTGGCAAGGCTCCCCGCCGCCGGGCAGCCTCCATGGATAGCAGCAGCAAGCTGCTCCGGGGCCGCAGCAAGGCCCCCAAGAAGAAACCTGCCGTGCTGCCGGCTCCACCTGAAGGCGCCACTCCAGCGAGCCCGGTCGGCCACTTTCCCAAGTGGCCAGGCAGCCCTTGCTCGCGAAACCGCGAAGAGGCCGATGTGTGGACCACGTTCCGTCCACGAAGCAGTTCCAATGCCAGCACCATCAGCACTCGGCACTCCCCCATGAGGGCAGAGTCTGAGGTGCTGGCCGAGGAGGAGATGCCAGCCTCAGTCAGCAGCTACGCAGGGGGTGTCCCTCCCACCCTAAACGAAGATCTCGAGCTGTTAgatgggctcaatctcacctcgtcccattccctgctctctcGGAGTAGTCTCTCTGGCTTCTCTTTGCAGCATCCTGGGGTCCCGGGTCCCTTACACACCTACAGCACCTCCCTCTTCAGCTCAGCAGAGGGGTCCCTGGCAGCAGGAGAAGGGTGCTTCGCAAGCCCCCAGTCTCTGGAGGCCCTGCTCACCTCTGATACGCCACCACCCCCTGCCGATGTGCTCATGACCCAGGTAGACCCCATTCTGTCCCAGGCTCCGACACTTCTGTTGCTGGGGGGGCTACCTTCCTCCAGCAAGCTAGCCACAGGAGTTGGCCTCTGTCCCAAGCCGCTagaggccccaggccccagcagtCTGGTCCCCACCCTTTCTATGATAGCACCACCTCCGGTCATGGCAGGGGCTCCCATCCCCAAGCCCCTGGGGGCTCCTGTGCTCACACCTGGTACTGAAGCTGCAAGCCAAGACCGAATGCCTCAGGATCTGGATCTTGACATGTATATGGAGAACCTGGAGTGTGACGTGGATAACATCATCAGCGACCTCATGGATGGGGGCGAGGGACTGGACTTCAACTTCGAGCCAG ATCCCTGA